The following proteins are encoded in a genomic region of Triticum dicoccoides isolate Atlit2015 ecotype Zavitan chromosome 1B, WEW_v2.0, whole genome shotgun sequence:
- the LOC119309569 gene encoding probable anion transporter 7, producing the protein MVNPVMPRMKVPKRYVIVLLTFICTNVCYIERVGFSIAYTVAADAINVNQANKGLILSMFYYGYVLSQIPGGWAAQRLGGRRVLLLSFLLWSLICGLIPLDPNRVVILVLSRLFVGVAQGFIFPAIHTVLAQWVPPQERSRSVSLTTSGMYLGAACGMLFFPSLVKHMGPQSVCLVEAVLGVAWSVIWLKFSSEPPRTDLPKVAVPKVASREKIKAQSTGVVAPRTVKIPWRRIIFSLPVWAIVVNNFTFHYALYVIMNWLPTYFELALKLSLQDMGSSKMLPYFNMFIFSNIGGVVADHLITKKILSVTKTRKLLNTIGFVVSAVALMALPSFGTPSGTVICSSVSLGFLALGRAGFAVNHMDVAPKFAGIVMGVSNTAGTLAGIVGVGLTGNILEAAKASNMDLTNSETWKTVFFVPSYLCIFSSVIFLIFSTGEKIFE; encoded by the exons ATGGTAAACCCTG TGATGCCGAGAATGAAGGTCCCAAAGCGTTATGTCATAGTGTTGCTGACATTCATCTGCACAAATGTCTGTTACATTGAGCGTGTGGGTTTCTCGATTGCGTACACCGTAGCAGCTGATGCAATCAACGTGAATCAAGCAAACAAGGGCCTGATACTCTCCATGTTCTATTATGGTTATGTTCTGTCGCAAATTCCTGGTGGATGGGCAGCTCAGAGATTGGGAGGGAGGCGTGTTCTGCTCCTGTCATTTCTGTTGTGGTCTTTGATATGCGGTCTAATTCCACTGGACCCCAACAGAGTAGTCATTCTGGTCCTTTCTCGCCTTTTTGTTGGTGTGGCACAAGGTTTCATATTTCCTGCCATTCACACAGTCCTGGCACAATGGGTGCCACCGCAGGAGCGCTCTCGCTCAGTGTCGTTGACAACCTCAGGGATGTACCTCGGGGCAGCTTGTGGCATGCTGTTCTTCCCAAGTCTGGTGAAGCACATGGGACCCCAATCTGTATGTTTAGTCGAAGCAGTACTTGGAGTAGCATGGTCTGTAATATGGTTGAAGTTCTCCAGTGAGCCACCTCGCACTGACCTTCCAAAAGTGGCAGTGCCAAAAGTAGCATCTCGGGAGAAGATTAAggcgcagtcaacaggggttgttgCACCTCGCACTGTAAAGATACCATGGCGAAGAATTATCTTCAGTCTACCTGTTTGGGCAATTGTCGTGAACAACTTCACCTTCCACTATGCCTTGTATGTTATCATGAACTGGCTGCCTACCTATTTCGAACTAGCCCTTAAGCTCAGCCTCCAGGATATGGGATCGTCAAAGATGCTACCCTATTTCAACATGTTTATATTCTCCAACATTGGTGGAGTGGTTGCTGATCACTTGATTACAAAAAAGATCTTATCAGTTACCAAGACAAGGAAACTCCTTAACACCATTGGGTTTGTTGTCTCGGCTGTTGCACTTATGGCTCTTCCTTCCTTCGGTACGCCCTCAGGGACTGTGATCTGTTCATCTGTATCCCTTGGTTTTCTGGCTCTAGGAAGAGCAGGGTTTGCGGTGAATCAcatggatgttgctccaaagttcgCCGGCATAGTGATGGGGGTTTCAAATACAGCTGGGACCTTGGCTGGGATAGTTGGCGTTGGCCTCACAGGAAATATTCTGGAGGCTGCAAAGGCCTCTAACATGGATCTAACAAACTCTGAAACCTGGAAAACAGTCTTCTTTGTTCCATCATACCTCTGTATTTTTAGTTCAGTCATTTTCTTGATCTTCTCAACTGGTGAGAAGATTTTCGAATAG